The sequence GCCTGCCGGAATGGGATGACCGGGGTGGGCGATACGCGCCTTTCGGTAGAGCGTGGGCAGCACTTCGTCGAAGGAACCGCCGCCACTGTCCTCGGCGGTGAGCGTTGCCGCCAACCCCATCCAGTCGGCCAGGTCCTGCAGGCCAGGCATCAGTTCGGGCGAGGTGAAAATGTGCTTGAGGCTGTCGTCGTCGCAGTGAAGGTCGAGGACGATATCGGCCGCGGCGGCTGACTTGAGAACAAGCAGGCGCAGGTGCTGGATCGCCGTGCGCGGTTCCTGGCTGTCGATCCACGCAGCGACCGCGGCGCGGATGGTGGCGATGTTGGCTCGACCATCGCCGGTCAGCCTACCGGCAATGGCGTCGGCGACCAGCGGGTAAAGGTCGGGCCAACGGCGGTTGTAGTTGACGCCGGTCTCGATGTCGTAGCGGCCGATATGATGCCGCAGCGAATAGTTGGCAAGGCCGAGCGGGTTCACCGAGGGGAAGATGGTGAAGTGTGCCCGGAGCTGGCCTGCGGCATCGGCATCGCGCAGCCGAGGCAGCAGGTGGTGCAGCGCCATGGTCCCCGGCTGTTCGTCGGCATGGAGGGCCGCCTGCAGGTGGACGCGGGTGTCGGCGTCCTCGGGGCCGGCGGTGTACCAGTAGAGCTTGGTGGATACTCCCGGCGTATCGCCTGCGAGATTGGTATGATGCAACTGGAAGGTCATGCTTATTCCTCAGGCGAGGGCGGCCAGCTTGTCGGCCATGGTCTGGGCTTTGTCGTTCCGGGTGGAGAACGACATGGTGCAGAAGATGCGTTCCACGCCCATGTCGTGCAGCCGCGCGCAGCAGGCTTCGACACAGGCGGTGACAGCGGACATCTCGCCCTCGATATTGGTGCCATTGGCGTGCAATTGGTGGCTCAGGCCCGAGGCGTCGATGATAGCCGCCACCTCCCTTATGTAACGGGAAACGGATGGGCCGACGCCCATTGGGACGATGCACAGATCGGCAATGATCTTCATGATGTTCCTCAGCGCAGC comes from Devosia oryziradicis and encodes:
- a CDS encoding succinylglutamate desuccinylase/aspartoacylase family protein; its protein translation is MTFQLHHTNLAGDTPGVSTKLYWYTAGPEDADTRVHLQAALHADEQPGTMALHHLLPRLRDADAAGQLRAHFTIFPSVNPLGLANYSLRHHIGRYDIETGVNYNRRWPDLYPLVADAIAGRLTGDGRANIATIRAAVAAWIDSQEPRTAIQHLRLLVLKSAAAADIVLDLHCDDDSLKHIFTSPELMPGLQDLADWMGLAATLTAEDSGGGSFDEVLPTLYRKARIAHPGHPIPAGAETATLEYRGRADSFDAIGEEDAKGLFGFFAGRGLIATDPGPRPAPAPAPTPFEATEVLRVDAPGLLAYRVELGERVSKGQPIADLIAMDGPEAFMARRPILAGTNGFVLSRVMGKYVVRGAGIAKIVGTDILPARAGAYLLED
- a CDS encoding MTH1187 family thiamine-binding protein encodes the protein MKIIADLCIVPMGVGPSVSRYIREVAAIIDASGLSHQLHANGTNIEGEMSAVTACVEACCARLHDMGVERIFCTMSFSTRNDKAQTMADKLAALA